Proteins found in one Sphaeramia orbicularis chromosome 8, fSphaOr1.1, whole genome shotgun sequence genomic segment:
- the sgf29 gene encoding SAGA-associated factor 29 translates to MSADTKIAELLTELHQLIKQTQEERSRSEHNLLNIQKTHERMQTENKTSPYYRTKLRGLYTTAKADAEAECSILRHALDKIAEIKSLLEERRIAAKMAGVYSDSDPPRKTMRRGVLMTLLQQSAMTLPLWIGKPGESPPPLCGATPANSDYVAKQGDKVAARVKAMDGDEQWILAEVVSYNHSTNKYEVDDIDEEGKERHTLSRRRIIPLPQWKANPETDPEALFSKDQLVLALYPQTTCFYRALIHTPPHRPQDDYSVLFEDTSYADGYSPPLNVAQRYVVACKENKKK, encoded by the exons ATGTCAGCTGACACCAAGATCGCAGAGCTGCTCACAGAACTCCATCAACTCATCAAACAGACTCAG gAGGAACGGTCACGCAGTGAACACAACCTGCTCAACATCCAGAAAACACATGAACGGATGCAGACGGAAAACAAGA CTTCGCCCTATTACAGGACCAAGCTGCGAGGACTGTACACGACGGCCAAAGCTGACGCTGAAGCCGAATGCAG CATCCTGAGACACGCGCTGGATAAAATCGCAGAAATCAAGTCTCTACTGGAGGAAAGACGAATAG CGGCTAAGATGGCGGGCGTCTACAGTGACAGTGACCCGCCCAGGAAGACGATGAGGCGCGGCGTCCTGATGACACTGCTGCAGCAGTCGGCCATGACGCTGCCTCTGTGGATCGGAAAACCAGGAGAGAG CCCGCCCCCTCTGTGCGGAGCCACGCCGGCCAACAGCGACTACGTGGCCAAACAGGGTGACAAGGTGGCGGCGCGGGTGAAGGCGATGGACGGAGACGAGCAGTGGATCCTGGCCGAGGTCGTCAGCTACAACCACTCCACCAACAA ATACGAAGTCGACGACATCGATGAAGAAGGAAAAGA GCGTCACACGCTGAGCCGGCGGCGGATCATCCCCCTCCCCCAGTGGAAGGCCAACCCCGAGACCGACCCCGAGGCCCTGTTCAGCAAAGACCAGCTGGTCCTGGCCCTGTACCCGCAGACCACCTGCTTCTACCGCGCACTCATCCACACGCCGCCACATAGG CCTCAGGACGACTACTCGGTGCTGTTCGAGGACACGTCGTATGCTGATGGGTACTCACCACCGCTGAATGTCGCTCAGAGATACGTGGTCGCCTGCAAAGAGAACAAGAAGAAATga